The sequence GGAATGCTGTCataagtccgcaataagaattagataaagccacagagaacagacgttgaagctgcactcgtcatgttgtgataactttttaccgttcattttgaataactttggaatgtcgccgttatcccgtgcataatcagcgctagcgtcatcaaaaaatgccactgtgcgctagtgttgttatgcatgcaagagcatactagcgccatcgtgttgtcaaagcgagattgtgagttgcaatgtcgacgtcgatgacgttgaggttcggtgtgtttgtttacacatgttttgcaagaaattttgttcgagcctccatgtctgttctctgtgataaaGCCAAGAAGcgtggaaattgttacttgggatgtctcctagtaccggacactattgcatcatgttcaaatgtgactaagttcctgttacatgagtaaagacataattcagaatagtaatattattcacgtgctttaagttgtaaatattaaaatttgttagtggagcttattttttcagctaaattttttacatccaaatccaaattcccTCCTTTTTTAATGTCCTCTTCAATTTctgtttctgctaatttctgtggctttctcagcaagaagaaacaattgaattgaagtaagtgtagttttgtacaaagtttatcacatgaagatctgatattccttgccgttagaagcctgttcaatagcttccttttgtacttaataagatgaaggagggacttctgcaagtagtgtcgttttaagaagtgtccggtattgggaggtgtccggcgctgggagaTCTTCCCCTAAGTAGTTAGTGATCCGCCTCACGTAACGATCTCTCACATACGGGGCgttttctatagtaatttccatacaaacttcaaactgctcgtactcagttatattataaccaattcagttgaaaatttaggaggttaaccaaaacagcaaatgttatcgttcaagcataagggagcgcaaaagtcaaaatttcaatcactctaggctctaaccaaaataattatcttatgatctgttttacgttgtttacgtcgggcggtcgtatcttgtatataacccttctgatttttcacaTCAGCTATTTttgataaataatcggcgttgcataccattccttggcaaaatcttctcatcaaaccgacacagaaatcaaatctacctcgaacaagaatcatcaaaaacaattcaggaagtatctttCCGGTCAcagaatattagcctcgacagtggcaaccttcccactgaaggactgcctgaaataagccacaagttggctcagcaggggatgtagggcctcctaatccgtgggatagcgactgaaggagaacattatttttaactcttggagccttgaaaaaggctgtttgcttcggctaagtccaaaaagtaagataacgatcttttcaaataaccgcaaatttctagtggtggtataaaaaagactgaatgctctgcgagcgaatgcacttttcttttatacctcattttgaatcttctctgcttcccaattggtgggccaatcagccagtgtcttgtatcccgcttctttgtcagccaaagcgtcatcatcatcaacgcgttcgagaaggacttcttcttttttacgcttgttgctcgctgctggcgtctatttctaaccgggacttttcgcttgatacaggccaataagccaggcaagcgagcttagaatttcAGTtaaggtgagaagtacgtgttcttttctgagacaacattgttagtagtagatggaaggaaacaccctgACATGGgttttcgggtgataagatttagaattggtaacatgggacgatcattcagtcacgttcgctttgtgtgcggtcagtatcaaataatgtttatccagatatttcttgatcaatgccaaaaaatccaacatttgatgaaaaatcgattgatagtttatgaatgtttgagctgttatcggtgtttttttttaatccaaatatccaaatattatgtgagagatttggacatcttatgttttttttaggcatggtcaagcgaagtcgctatttatgaaaatcacgcataaaattttatcactagaatattggagtacaatttctatcccgaaggatattgaaagctttgatattgatctctattattggttctctgaagaaccgtttgttttttggacatacatgctgcatcatgtggcttttcttcagcctgtctcggctcatcaccgatgccggccggtctcggctcaactctgctgctgctgccggtatctgctcagcattgctgctttgtcgggtctgtagggtggactgctgctgaactggctaggtttcggctgatgatggtggcttcgatggtgtcgagcagacttcattccctggtgtgagtgctgttcaatcgatgatgtggttgcttcgcttgtcccggtcagaatgaaaggaaaaaatcgcgttgcgctattttatggcttttcgacagacccagcggctgctcattcgctggtgtctgcaccaatcagaacgtggtaatggaatgatgcaagaattatgcggtacccatatttataggttcccttgatctcaatgtttttcattgaaaacagtttcatgcctattgaaacaagtttttcgggttttatcaagcatggacatgaaaggcatacttgaaatctgtcgattgagaggcttaccgcagaaattcgtccactgagacgaacgctattaacgtttaaaatctttcaacacagcgtaacgcgctcgatttgaatattttgaaatgacacccggtatagtaaagagagacgtaagtcctacgtcaaaaacttaaaagtgattttgtttattgaaatattacgaacaacatgagtagccgctttctcaactgttgtaggccgtttgatggaaaaaagtgttcaaaagagttacgaaatctcaccgaaagcaccatagataaactgaaagcgactggttatgctccaatgtccacattgaatacaaatttacgcatttgcacgtcctgccgtctaaacgttgacaaaagagcaatctgtatatcatcggttgagcagagcgcaggaagttcgaaaacgacagcaactgaggaattgccagatgtatcgacaacaactgaggaattaccagaagtattaagtgctgagagccttgccaccgtaccatcagcgaaatctgtttcaacaaatcaatcggaagatgagtgtatccaaaaggtcaacatcgaacgctttaacgagggcatagctgggataaaagtgactccgattaaatggagtaagatggactacgtttattacccggagaaaaataccgtgaaataaacgaagctgtacgaagaaacctcttcaaattaggacctgatgatgtggaaaatacagactacgatgaggtaattataaatatgaaggaaaggttctcgaatgcagccacgacaaggaaagaaaaattattgattttgtcgatgctgccaagttcgtggtctattcaggatgccattgatgagttcaaaaccaatagaaatacagtaaaagaggcaaaacaattgaagaataactgtctttcaaccaaaaatactaggtctagtactgcattaacagatgagacaaaagaaatagtagttcaatattttgaagatgatgaagtaagtcgagctatgcctggtcaaaaagattatgtatcagtaaaaaagatggaaagcgtcaagcaatccaaaaacgattaatgatgacgactttgaaagaagcgtacacacgcttcaaggaaattcacgataatattaaaataggtttttcctcatttgcaagccttcggccaaggcaatgtaagcttctttccaattcaggaacacataatgtgtgtgtgcacaacccatgagaatattaatcttattttacatagtttgaaaagaatcaatttaacaaaggatattaaaatgttaactggtagtcttttgtgtgaaaatacaacatcaaattgctatctacgatcttgttcggattgtccagattcttcatcattggaaaatactttattcgctgagtttgaagaaaaatatattgatcagttatcatttgagcaatgggtgtaaacctgtagatgagtttgtgtcatatttttgcttgaaattagaaagtttaatccctcacgatttcattaaaacagaacaatccagctttttaaaaatacgaaaatacattacaaaatggtgaatttttagtcatttgtgattttctgaaaattacagctttgtattgcaagatgaagtgcagtcccatcactggaacgtacaacaagctacaattcatccattcgttatttatttcaatggaagtacgcaaattgaacacttaagttttattataattccCGAAGCtctaagacacgattcagtatccgtaaacttgttcattggaaaaatgattaactttttacgcgttgataagcataaagaagtcaaaaagatatatttcatgtctgatggcgcagcgtcgcagtacaaaaatcgtaagaatttttcgagcctatgtcaatttaaatcaatgtacggaattgatgcagaatggcatttttttgctacatcacatggcaaaggtccttgtgatgctattggaggaacaataaagcgcatggccacaagagcaagtttagccaaagaacgtgagcatccaattaaaactacgaaagaactttttgattgggcaaatcgtagaaaagaaaaagatttaaccaaattatcattttgttttactactactgaagagtacgaaataaaggcttcagagctcagcgagcaatttaataacgcgaaaacgatccaaggaacccacaaatttcactgtttcattccattgtcggaaaataaaattaaagcaaaactatactcaaactgtgctgataataattcaaaagtgttcgatatttaaaaaatttgaaaaaaataaaaaataagtattaataaactgttttcatgatatcataacccatactaaaattcaaacccaaaactcttagagtttctataacaacattgtgtaactgccacatttaatttaatacttaggataatattaattcattttatttatttatacatataatatttatacatataatatacataatatcgatgaatacataaatatggaatatcatacaaacaacttgtttaactcacgcaaggcccttaacaataaaatcagcatcaaactgcgattcttgaaaaaaaaatacacggaaagctttttttgtttactactTGTGAAAATTGTGGAATGTTTGAAATATCATAAatcttttgtttattagtttaccatcaccaaatttttatggtagatagctaatataatggaccgttttccctaaaaaattacgttcgaaaagatagggttttgagatatttgagtttttgtgacaaaaatatttttaaaggcaaaaaaattttttttttactgtgcacattttcttaagaatcaccatttagttgtctaactttgctgaaaaaatcataacaatcgaacattccgtttttgctgtgcagctttttaaatatttttgaaccattttcacatacacccttttgaaaagttagtcgtgactcaatatgaagatttgatatcgaaaaatgacgatttagatgaaattgaaaaactgtgcaaagtttcaactcaatagaaaatcatgaattaaaaattttcttaaattttgatgctgttgcttggaatcgctcagctAGTTTGTTCTAGCGAAAttattgtaattttacgaaacgatacgaaatcatgaaatgcgatttcgccatgctaaaattccgcgaaattccgcggaatttcgtttcgaaccaactgaaacgaaatttttcgaaataccgcatatgcttactacaTGTAGgcattatttcaagaaaaatctgggTCATGCTGGTTCGTTGgtactatatcaaatataaatGTGCTTAGagtacagagccttctatcgaaattttggcttCCGAGCGGTTTTATACACATTCCACCACTCCTAAATTAATAAAAAGCAAATAgttttttctttatattttttttttgcttcgatagtacgtacccttcgatagtacgtacactaaagttacgcaggtgtacgtactatcgaggtatgcctgtattggGATGGCATTGGAAACGGCTGGGGTTACAAATGGATGACTAGATTTGTCTTCCTGCATTCGAGTGAATGAGACGAAATTTATCAGCACTGATTGGGGTCGCCAACTAGCATTGCGATCAAAGGCGTtgaattgccaatccggagatgaggACATCGATTCTTGGTCCGCACACTGGGGCAGCCCTGGTTCAAACATGGAATAAATCTCTCAGTCATTGAAATGATGCAACTGACCATAGGTATCTTCAGCGAAGTTGCAATATACATCAATGCCGCCATTTTGGTCAATATGCACTCTTTTTAGCGATAATCGCATGGCCAAACAGCGTTTTTAAAGTGTGATTTCTTCAGAGAAGTTGCTTAtcactttttatttcgatgaacctcgctaaaaatatcaaatttccagggcctactgtgatgatttatttgcttattttgaaaagtaagaccataaaatgaaatttgatcagTAATTGTACTTTTTCAACACTTTTACTATTGGATATTATATAAAATCATAGATATTGATAAGATACACGATTCGTGGTGGTGATCCAgttagaaaaaatgatttttggcgaTTAATCGTGGAAAAAGGCAAACTTATGGTATTTTTTACATATATGCCGTTTATGCGATGGGACAGAGACGGGCAGCTGTTTCAATCGGCAATGGACAGAAAAATTCATGCCCTTTCATACAAACACTTCCCAAAGACATGATATTCGAtgatttctttcaaaaaaaaatttactgcGTTATGGAAACATCGGAAACATCTAGATCAGCAGTTTATTCATTATAAATAACCCGCGAACGCGTGGCGCGTTCTCTTTCCTTTGGCAATCACCGGTGGTGCTGTATTGTGTTAGTATTATTAATAAAAGTGTTTTAGAGTTACTAAGtctttttttaaaaagtgaaTCCGTATCACGATTCCCATAAGTGGGATCGTGAGGTGTTTAAAAAGTGGTGAAATTCCCGTCGCACACGAACCTGCAACAACGTGATCATCAAACCCCTCGGATGTGGATATCATTTACGTGagtaactcatttttattatcttttatAAAATAATCCACTAAACAATGCCAGAGACCAGACTGTCAGAGATTGAGGCGCTGAAGGCTGAAATTGATCAGCTGAAGGCATTGATGACGTCGGGAAATAGTACTAAATTTACTATCCCCGATCCCATCAAGAACCTATCGGAGTTTTCCGGTAGTAAGAAAGAACTTTCAAGCTGGCTACGGGAAGTAGACGAGCTATATGAAATGTTCAAGATAAAGGGGGCCAACGGCCAGCCCGATTCACTAAGCGCTATGTAATAAAATAAGAGGAGACGCTCGCGCGATTGTATGCGCAAATGGCGATCCTGATACCATTGTTGGTATCAAACAGATCCTGTTAGAACAATACGGTGATCGATTTGACTTTGCGACAAATGTGTCGACACTGTTTAACATTAAGAAAAGTgataaaagtcacctgaaatTCTTTAACGAATGCAAGGAGATTAACACAAGACTTAAATCTAACTTGAATTCCAATCCCATCACAGGAAAGGAAATCATAGATATACTAACCGTTACTCGATATCTTGACAATATCGGAGAACCTTTATCCGCTATCATTAGATTATCCAAGCCTAAAACATTAGAAGATGCATACGAGTCAGTGTGTATAAACCAGAACGCGGAAATTAGATCTAGACCCGCGAAATCTCAATTCAACAAATTTCCCAACAAAAGCAACGGCCCCTCGAGTAGCTCCCCTAAGCAGCATACAAATTCGAAACCCCCATATAGGAATCCGATGCAAAAACAACAATTTAAATCAGAGTTCCACGCGAACGAAGTAGACGTAgataacgacgacgacgacgatgacgatgagGATGACAATGTGAAAGGTAGAACAATGCAACCCAACGTGTCAAATTTTCGCTTAGAGGAAGACGATCTCCCAACAACATAAACAATTTTATACCGTTTATTCGCTACAAGTCTAATAAAGGGATATTGAATTTCTTGATAGACACTGGAGCGAATAAATCGTACATTAATCCGGAGCACGTGTTAAAGTGCCAGGAAACCAATCGACCCGCAATAGTGACTAATCAAAATGGTACATTTGTTATTGATAAAGTATTGCATGTCAATATGTTTCCTAGAGGCTTTGACAAAACGTTACCGTACCACGTATTCAAATTCCATAACTTTTTCGACGGTCTTATCGGATATGAAAATTTGGCTACTATGAATGCCAAAATCGATACCGGTAGCCATGAACTTTCGAttggaaatataaaatatcCTTTAGATAAATACTACCCAAGTTCCATGAACTTTCAGGAACAAACGGAAACCCTCATAGAGTaaggtgaccagacgtcccgcgtttcgcgggacagtcccgcattttcgccatttgtcccgcgctgaaaaAAAGTCCCGCGAAATGTCCCGCGTTTCACTTATTTCAAGATAATGTTCagcgaaataaaaaaatcttcttcttcttcttcttcttcttctatatacataaaaatgaatttctgtctgtctgacccttatagactctgaaacgactgaaccgatcggcgtgaaaatttgtatgaagaggtttttggggccggggaaggttcttaagatgattcgaaacccctcccctctttggaaaggggggctcccatacaaatgaatcagcaatttctgcataactcgagaactaatcagacaataaatcaattttaggcgaaacaaagttcgtcgggtctgctagtatttaATAAATGGCAGTAATTTAGTAAATGTTCTTCAAGAActaagattttgaaaatttattaggtattgattaatgattttcgattttcatCACATACAAAGCAACGCCACGGCCACACTCGCATGTTGTTTAAACCTTTTTTATGCGTCCAAATTATTTATCTTACACCTTAAATAAATTCATCATTAGTAACAgagtaaagccccaaacgcaatacaacggaacggcgacggaaacggaaaatttgacagaaaatatatgggctaaatgtcaaattttccgtttacgtTGTATTGAGTTTGGGGATAAGGAAGAGctaaacaaatttgtttagCTCTTCCTTACTCTGTTTGTTActaatgataattttatttaagatgTTAGAAATATAATTTGGACACAGAAAAGAGATTTCTCATATCGTCATCAACGTCATTTGTATCTTTCCGTCTCCCACAAAATTAAAACCACGCCGAGCGGCAGCACAAGCACTCACTTAAAACACGTGTTTTTTGGTTTCCAATTTTATTTCGTCCtaaataggccttttcacgagacgtttaaaatcagctgattttaccgtcaattttcttctatgaaagtgacagcttcggacttgcaggcctgttcagcggttgtaaacaagtgcagccccggcagtgtcacatgaaaaggcctattctaGCGAGTTTGATGAATTTTGACAAGCCTGCTTTGGTGTATTCTAGTGATcctaggctgtgaaccattccaccgattcgttaaaatttgacagttcgatggttatttcgccgtggtcaaaaataaccctgctccggagcatggttagatttgacagttcgatagttattTCGATGCGACGAACGATTTGACATcctggagaaaaaaaaatagagaaaaacACCAGATAGTGCATgtttttcagttgtttgaaTCGAAGATTTTCCAATGGATTCCAAACGAAAAGCGAAGAAAAGTATGTAGTTTATGAATACTTGATTTATTTATAGTCGTGTTATGTTTcacaattatttattttcagtgaGTGTGGCTGAAGTTTCCGGGTTAATCAAAAGCCGAATTCAGCATAACAATTTGTTTATTAACAAGCGCTTTGACAAAAAGGAGGCCTGGCGGTAAGGATATCATTAACTACGATTAACGAAAAGATGTTATCATGATTTTTCATTTCCAGAACTATTCTGCAATCCTCGGGGCTGCATATCTATACCATCGATCAAGTTAAAGCTAAATGGAATAACCTGACGAAAAAGTACAAGGTACATTATATTGCAGTTTTTGTCAAACGGGTAAATAGTATATATATTTCATTCATATTTCAGCAACTCATTGCTCCTCCAACTGGAGGTGCTAcggaaaatggtgaacagagaGCTGACCAATGGGTGCACTTCGACCAAATGCATGAATTCATGTCCAGTCAGCATACGTGTTACCCTCCTCTTGTGGTCAATAGTAACGGTGATATAATCAGGAACGCCCATAACAGCCCAGAACCTATTGATAGTGAGTTTGTTGATTCAAGTTGTTTTGACGTCAGTGACTATATTGTCTTCGATCCGGAACCATCCGCGGATAGCGTTGAGGATTCTACAACATGTGAGTACAGTGCATTCGCCCCCTCTGAATATGATGGCATACAGAATCGAGCTTCTACGCCAATGAGTACCGACTCAGCAGTGGCtgttccttcgggattcggacggCAACGTAGTACCAATGATGAGGATGACCTTCGCAATATCCATACGGataagaaaaggaagaagcgGTATTCACAACAGGATATGTTTCAATTTTTCCGAGAGGAATGTAAACGGAAGAGGAAAGAAAGTAAGCAGTGTTTGATGCTTTTGAAATCTATTGCTCAGGCCCAAAACATTGATATGCCAATGGATGATTCCAGCTCGTCAGATTCCGAAATGTAATTGGACATATACCACAGACAAAAGGTATAGAACACTTTATTGAATTTTAAGCTCTAAACTGAAATGTGACGTTGGTGCAACTAATTTTAAACTGtttttgttgattgatttttaaatacaaatatttaattcaaattatttttcaacaaatttcatttaaaactaaTCACATCGAGATCTTTGCTGATTGACTACTGTATCCATTCTTTCCAAAAGCTGCATCCGAAAGGCAATACCTTCACCTGTATCGGAAACAGGTTGGTATTCAGCGTGGTTCGGATTGTTTTGTGTAGGTTGTTCGGTTGTATCCATATCCGCTTCCATTATGTCGTGTAAATCCACACATATGTTATGCAAAACACAGCAGGCAACGATCGTTTTGATGGAGCTCTCAATACTCAACTCGAGGTCTTTATTGAAAATGCTTCGCCACCTTTTCTTCAATTGGCCGAAAACACATTCCACGATATTTCGAGCTTTGCTGTGGG comes from Armigeres subalbatus isolate Guangzhou_Male chromosome 2, GZ_Asu_2, whole genome shotgun sequence and encodes:
- the LOC134215114 gene encoding uncharacterized protein LOC134215114 isoform X1, giving the protein MDSKRKAKKMSVAEVSGLIKSRIQHNNLFINKRFDKKEAWRTILQSSGLHIYTIDQVKAKWNNLTKKYKVHYIAVFVKRVNSIYISFIFQQLIAPPTGGATENGEQRADQWVHFDQMHEFMSSQHTCYPPLVVNSNGDIIRNAHNSPEPIDSEFVDSSCFDVSDYIVFDPEPSADSVEDSTTCEYSAFAPSEYDGIQNRASTPMSTDSAVAVPSGFGRQRSTNDEDDLRNIHTDKKRKKRYSQQDMFQFFREECKRKRKESKQCLMLLKSIAQAQNIDMPMDDSSSSDSEM
- the LOC134215114 gene encoding uncharacterized protein LOC134215114 isoform X2 — encoded protein: MDSKRKAKKMSVAEVSGLIKSRIQHNNLFINKRFDKKEAWRTILQSSGLHIYTIDQVKAKWNNLTKKYKQLIAPPTGGATENGEQRADQWVHFDQMHEFMSSQHTCYPPLVVNSNGDIIRNAHNSPEPIDSEFVDSSCFDVSDYIVFDPEPSADSVEDSTTCEYSAFAPSEYDGIQNRASTPMSTDSAVAVPSGFGRQRSTNDEDDLRNIHTDKKRKKRYSQQDMFQFFREECKRKRKESKQCLMLLKSIAQAQNIDMPMDDSSSSDSEM